In the genome of Quercus robur chromosome 3, dhQueRobu3.1, whole genome shotgun sequence, one region contains:
- the LOC126717447 gene encoding pathogenesis-related protein PR-4 encodes MERLSFCLVLSLCLLASAIAQDCGKQAGGKTCANNLCCSQYGYCGTGDDYCSPSNGCQSNCQSGGGSSGGGGESASNVRATYHLYNPEQNGWNLNAVSAYCSTWDADKPLAWRSKYGWTAFCGPVGPQGQAACGKCLQVTNTGTGAQATVRIIDQCSNGGLDLDVGVFQKLDTDGKGNAQGHLIVNYQFVDCGD; translated from the exons ATGGAAAGGCTTAGCTTTTGCTTAGTGTTATCTCTCTGCTTACTTGCTAGTGCAATTGCACAAGACTGTGGCAAGCAAGCTGGTGGCAAAACATGTGCCAACAATCTTTGTTGTAGCCAATATGGGTACTGTGGGACAGGTGATGACTATTGCTCACCTTCCAATGGTTGTCAAAGCAATTGTCAGTCTGGCGGTGGcagcagtggtggtggtggtgagagTGCCTCAAATGTGAGAGCAACGTACCACTTATACAATCCAGAGCAGAATGGGTGGAACTTGAATGCTGTGAGTGCATATTGCTCCACATGGGATGCCGACAAGCCCTTGGCATGGCGTAGCAAATATGGTTGGACTGCCTTTTGTGGACCTGTTGGGCCTCAAGGACAAGCTGCTTGTGGAAAGTGCTTACAA GTCACAAACACCGGGACAGGAGCTCAAGCAACAGTGAGAATTATAGATCAATGCAGTAATGGTGGTCTAGATTTGGATGTAGGTGTGTTCCAAAAACTAGACACTGACGGAAAAGGCAATGCTCAAGGCCACCTTATTGTGAATTATCAGTTTGTGGACTGTGGTGATTGA